One genomic segment of Labilithrix sp. includes these proteins:
- a CDS encoding trypsin-like peptidase domain-containing protein, giving the protein MNIRTSILGLACGAILASSLATMTGCDGADEATEQTTSAETIRSANVALTLQDESGARIGEGSGILISPRLVLTAAHLVSGKTKWSVKTADGKTANGVRGVTYDWLVYNSSKSHPRKHDVAVIYLDRPIRLAEYPKVASAPLAAGAAGTRIHGSGASFTTIPSTFTRIKTFPNSYVTEMGKGETLDTGGAVLDARNHIVGVATGQGMTTGKLYIARVDGVSGWVQEQTNNCDSGKDDPYKDPVVVKTYTPPSSSGTSGTTSSTSSSSGTTTSSSSGITSSSSGTTSSSSGTTTSSSGSTTSSSGNPETCEERTSGNCYGQCTTSTSSSSSSSSTSSSGSNPIDPPPATSSGVTSSSTSSSSSSSGGVDDSPCTDPDDDPESCPPDPDGCEGPQCGGGVPDQNTNYGACACSGNGSNDDSDVR; this is encoded by the coding sequence GTGAACATCCGGACTTCGATTCTCGGCCTGGCGTGCGGTGCCATCCTCGCGAGCTCCCTCGCGACGATGACGGGGTGCGACGGCGCGGACGAGGCGACCGAGCAGACGACCTCCGCCGAGACGATCCGCTCCGCGAACGTCGCGCTGACGCTCCAGGACGAGAGCGGCGCGCGCATCGGAGAAGGCTCCGGCATCCTCATCTCTCCGCGCCTCGTCCTCACCGCCGCGCATCTCGTGTCGGGCAAGACCAAGTGGTCGGTCAAGACCGCCGACGGCAAGACCGCGAACGGCGTCCGCGGCGTCACGTACGACTGGCTCGTCTACAACAGCTCGAAGTCGCACCCGCGCAAGCACGACGTCGCGGTCATCTACCTCGATCGCCCGATCCGCCTCGCCGAGTACCCGAAGGTCGCGTCCGCGCCGCTCGCGGCGGGCGCGGCGGGCACGCGCATCCACGGCAGCGGCGCGTCGTTCACGACGATCCCGAGCACGTTCACGCGCATCAAGACGTTCCCGAACTCGTACGTCACCGAGATGGGCAAAGGCGAGACGCTCGACACCGGCGGCGCCGTCCTCGACGCGCGGAACCACATCGTCGGCGTCGCGACCGGTCAGGGCATGACGACCGGCAAGTTGTATATTGCACGCGTCGACGGCGTGAGCGGCTGGGTCCAGGAGCAGACGAACAACTGCGACAGCGGCAAGGACGATCCGTACAAGGACCCCGTCGTCGTCAAGACGTACACGCCGCCGTCGAGCAGCGGGACCAGCGGCACCACCTCCTCGACCTCGTCTTCGTCCGGCACCACGACCTCGTCGTCCTCCGGCATCACCTCCTCGTCCTCCGGCACTACGTCCTCGTCGTCCGGCACCACGACGTCGAGCTCGGGCAGCACGACCTCCAGCTCCGGCAACCCGGAGACGTGCGAGGAGCGTACGTCCGGCAACTGCTACGGCCAGTGCACGACCTCGACGAGCTCGTCGTCTTCGTCGTCCTCGACCAGCAGCTCCGGCTCGAACCCGATCGATCCGCCGCCGGCGACGTCGTCGGGGGTCACCTCCAGCTCCACGTCCTCGTCCTCGAGCAGCTCCGGCGGCGTCGACGACAGCCCGTGCACCGATCCGGACGACGATCCGGAGTCGTGCCCGCCCGATCCCGACGGCTGCGAAGGCCCGCAGTGCGGCGGCGGCGTGCCGGATCAGAACACGAACTACGGCGCCTGCGCCTGCAGCGGCAACGGCAGCAACGACGACAGCGACGTCCGCTGA
- a CDS encoding undecaprenyl-diphosphate phosphatase, with product MSPVVAVLLGVVEGLTEYLPVSSTGHLILASHFLGQESEGADAFDIVIQLGAILAVVVQYRKLLAMRVVGLARRERASVQLLLALALGFVPTAIAGLLLRKKIKALLFGPTPVAAALIVGGIVMIVIEAIRALRAKGRPEDEQSGLVGLEHVTPKRAFLIGLGQCVSMWPGSSRSMCTIVAGQLTGLSTATAAEFSFLLGLPTLGAATLYEMLKSRHALAEIGVANVAIGLVVSFVVAWAVIAAFIAYLKKRGLVPFGIYRILLGIGVLALLR from the coding sequence ATGAGCCCGGTCGTGGCGGTGTTGCTGGGCGTGGTGGAGGGGCTGACCGAGTACCTGCCCGTCTCGTCGACGGGGCACCTCATCCTCGCGAGCCACTTCCTCGGGCAAGAGAGCGAAGGCGCGGACGCCTTCGACATCGTGATCCAGCTCGGGGCGATCCTCGCGGTCGTCGTGCAGTACCGGAAGCTCCTCGCGATGCGCGTGGTCGGCCTCGCGCGGCGCGAGCGCGCGAGCGTCCAGCTCCTGCTCGCGCTCGCGCTCGGCTTCGTCCCGACGGCCATCGCCGGGCTCCTCCTGCGGAAGAAGATCAAGGCGCTCCTCTTCGGGCCGACGCCGGTCGCCGCCGCGCTCATCGTCGGCGGCATCGTCATGATCGTCATCGAGGCGATCCGCGCGCTGCGCGCGAAGGGGAGACCCGAGGACGAGCAGAGCGGCCTCGTCGGGCTCGAGCACGTGACGCCGAAGCGCGCGTTCTTGATCGGCCTCGGCCAGTGCGTCTCGATGTGGCCCGGCTCGTCGCGCTCGATGTGCACGATCGTCGCGGGCCAGCTCACCGGCCTGTCGACCGCGACCGCGGCGGAGTTCTCGTTCCTCCTCGGCCTGCCGACCCTCGGCGCGGCGACGCTCTACGAGATGCTCAAGTCGCGCCACGCGCTCGCGGAGATCGGCGTCGCGAACGTCGCGATCGGGCTCGTCGTCTCGTTCGTCGTCGCGTGGGCGGTCATCGCCGCGTTCATCGCGTACCTGAAGAAGCGCGGGCTCGTCCCGTTCGGGATCTACCGCATCCTCCTCGGCATCGGCGTGCTCGCGCTCTTGCGCTGA
- a CDS encoding trypsin-like serine protease produces MMQFLPRAVAALLLVGLAACSGSGEEEASGQSHEVQGGTKDRAHNYAVGIANKLGSVCSGTLIAPNLVLTARHCVEAPAASNAKKIVECTDRFRESTAPANLFVTTEPVIRGAKVLYAVADIVTPSSDTYCGNDIALLRLTKNIPAREAEPAIPVVQFSIGDARLTGKITALGYGITAPNAADPGTRRIRQKIDIICLPGDASYDCTQTIYASMMDNEREFITQGYVCSGDSGGGAFDQGSIASGTPYVLGALSRGPQSDTQCLAAIYSRTDKHADLIIRAAQHAAAAGGYAAPGWATGAAIVDPESAGAQEDGCDGDICTSTDGTDPTSEAPPMQTTITTTTTCSASPGTARTSAGALALFALVACAAVRRRRRA; encoded by the coding sequence ATGATGCAATTCCTCCCCCGCGCCGTCGCCGCCCTCCTCTTGGTGGGCCTCGCTGCGTGCAGCGGCTCCGGGGAGGAGGAGGCCTCGGGCCAGTCGCACGAGGTCCAGGGCGGGACGAAGGACCGGGCGCACAACTACGCGGTCGGCATCGCGAACAAGCTCGGGTCGGTGTGCTCGGGCACGCTCATCGCGCCGAACCTGGTCCTCACCGCGCGCCACTGCGTCGAGGCGCCGGCGGCGAGCAACGCGAAGAAGATCGTCGAGTGCACGGACAGGTTCCGCGAGAGCACGGCGCCGGCGAACCTCTTCGTGACGACGGAGCCGGTCATCCGCGGCGCGAAGGTCCTCTACGCCGTCGCCGACATCGTGACGCCGTCGTCCGACACCTATTGCGGCAACGACATCGCGTTGCTCCGTCTGACGAAGAACATCCCGGCGCGAGAGGCGGAGCCGGCGATCCCGGTCGTGCAGTTCTCGATCGGCGACGCGCGTCTCACCGGCAAGATCACGGCGCTCGGCTACGGCATCACGGCGCCGAACGCGGCCGATCCGGGCACGCGGCGTATCCGGCAGAAGATCGACATCATCTGCCTCCCGGGCGACGCGTCCTACGACTGCACGCAGACGATCTACGCGTCGATGATGGACAACGAGCGCGAGTTCATCACGCAGGGCTACGTCTGCTCCGGCGACTCGGGCGGCGGCGCGTTCGATCAGGGCTCCATCGCGAGCGGCACGCCCTACGTCCTCGGCGCGCTCTCGCGCGGCCCGCAGTCGGACACGCAGTGCCTCGCCGCGATCTACTCGCGCACGGACAAGCACGCCGACCTCATCATCAGGGCCGCGCAGCACGCCGCCGCCGCGGGCGGCTACGCCGCGCCGGGCTGGGCGACGGGCGCGGCGATCGTCGATCCGGAGAGCGCGGGTGCGCAGGAGGACGGCTGCGACGGCGACATCTGCACGTCGACCGACGGCACCGACCCGACCTCCGAGGCCCCGCCGATGCAGACGACGATCACGACGACGACGACGTGCAGCGCGAGCCCGGGCACGGCGCGCACGAGCGCGGGGGCGCTCGCGTTGTTCGCGCTCGTCGCGTGCGCCGCCGTCCGCCGCCGCCGCCGCGCGTAG
- a CDS encoding Ig-like domain repeat protein codes for MLPVTSVAVKHPADIGKSIWVHGYYGSAVNYGSDGRGYLVDKAIRLITDEAMPGFSYVRLDGTLPPETMDLSEVIVFGEIKDFAAVTGQFVTEPTALITVRAFVQIAPKVPALTWDVTLQTPDADATEEAKGQGARPFGEGEHRTIEVPTVPHGGVTPMGTQASSCDRSIIISGGVNASNNAPRYKVNVVAKHDRMKALGFTDDQIEIFYNDGAPIDVDGENIVDKGTSKADITAHLQALLSSMPASCTLTLFVTDHGTGYDPQQGWEGARLATTGPEATSPGAQKFAESSIKVDLRNRVIKSGQFVIDGRLALLVEKDGTGKTRVWKRSAGNWVSVDYGADNFLSEAEANVDIDGDGTLADDFGVDVANLANNLPTTQHLDWSEDTDRDGAADVRFRWDGEKYLAERLDDGTWKPMGADVDGDFVIDTEDGGLDWDLDGDRDDMVGFHEGINLWGKEVLWDDELANLLGPLHDKGVHVMVEMVSCFSGGFVDNLRGKVENIVTGSAEDTKHYNALVGGKPTAVDELEFLKELHGIDSKSWTTAWDKAQTAHLTAMGTNAALQKYTRYETPFFASNSKFQAIGTAGEYNVELDIPAALQGQVYDFEFIYGLQQPRWLGNVLFPNGLPPNTFSEPAPGGIRIYSGDPIPNGLKLKIQGGPGSQQIRINYTDILHQTLGYTFATPGTVAIPKEIHVAQLSGTFAHIGPGNSTVHGSVKIEDKNNGPVANATVTLTMNDGAPITVTTTASGSASYTFSINQFGTYVVKITNVTAPDSTYVPAQNVASQVTVVVN; via the coding sequence ATGCTGCCCGTGACGTCGGTCGCGGTGAAGCATCCCGCGGACATCGGCAAGAGCATCTGGGTCCACGGCTATTACGGGAGCGCCGTCAACTACGGGTCGGACGGGCGCGGATACCTCGTCGACAAGGCCATCCGCCTCATCACCGATGAAGCGATGCCTGGCTTCTCGTACGTACGGCTCGACGGGACGCTGCCGCCCGAGACGATGGATCTCTCCGAGGTCATCGTCTTCGGCGAGATCAAGGACTTCGCCGCGGTCACCGGCCAGTTCGTGACGGAGCCGACGGCGCTGATCACGGTCCGCGCGTTCGTGCAGATCGCGCCGAAGGTGCCGGCGCTGACGTGGGACGTCACGCTTCAGACCCCGGACGCGGACGCGACCGAGGAGGCCAAGGGCCAAGGCGCGCGCCCGTTTGGCGAGGGCGAGCACCGTACGATCGAGGTGCCGACCGTCCCGCACGGCGGCGTCACGCCGATGGGGACCCAGGCTTCGAGCTGCGACCGCTCGATCATCATCAGCGGCGGCGTGAACGCGAGCAACAACGCGCCTCGCTACAAGGTCAACGTCGTCGCCAAGCACGACCGGATGAAGGCGCTCGGCTTCACCGACGATCAGATCGAGATCTTCTACAACGACGGCGCTCCGATCGATGTCGACGGGGAGAACATCGTCGACAAGGGCACGAGCAAGGCGGACATCACGGCTCACCTCCAGGCGCTGCTCTCGTCGATGCCGGCGAGCTGCACGCTCACCCTCTTCGTGACCGATCACGGCACCGGCTACGATCCGCAGCAAGGCTGGGAAGGCGCGCGCCTCGCGACCACCGGCCCCGAGGCGACGTCGCCCGGCGCGCAGAAGTTCGCGGAGAGCTCGATCAAGGTCGACCTTCGCAACCGCGTCATCAAGTCGGGTCAGTTCGTGATCGACGGACGACTCGCCCTCCTCGTCGAGAAGGACGGCACCGGCAAGACGCGGGTCTGGAAGCGCAGCGCGGGCAATTGGGTGAGCGTCGACTACGGCGCGGACAACTTCCTCTCCGAAGCCGAGGCGAACGTCGACATCGACGGAGACGGCACGCTCGCGGACGACTTCGGCGTGGACGTCGCCAACCTCGCGAACAACCTCCCGACGACGCAGCACCTCGACTGGAGCGAGGACACCGATCGCGACGGCGCCGCCGACGTTCGCTTCCGCTGGGACGGAGAGAAGTACCTCGCCGAGCGCCTGGACGACGGCACGTGGAAGCCGATGGGCGCCGACGTCGACGGCGACTTCGTCATCGACACGGAGGACGGCGGTCTCGACTGGGATCTCGACGGCGATCGCGACGACATGGTCGGCTTCCACGAGGGCATCAACCTCTGGGGCAAGGAGGTCCTCTGGGACGACGAGCTCGCGAACCTCCTCGGGCCGCTCCACGACAAGGGCGTCCACGTCATGGTGGAGATGGTGAGCTGCTTCAGCGGCGGCTTCGTCGACAACTTGCGCGGCAAGGTCGAGAACATCGTCACGGGCTCGGCCGAGGACACGAAGCACTACAACGCGCTCGTCGGCGGCAAGCCCACCGCGGTCGACGAGCTCGAGTTCCTGAAGGAGCTCCACGGCATCGACAGCAAGAGCTGGACGACGGCGTGGGACAAGGCCCAGACCGCGCATCTGACGGCGATGGGCACGAACGCCGCCCTCCAGAAGTACACGCGCTACGAGACGCCCTTCTTCGCGAGCAACTCGAAGTTCCAAGCGATCGGCACCGCGGGGGAGTACAACGTCGAGCTGGACATCCCGGCGGCGCTCCAGGGCCAGGTCTACGACTTCGAGTTCATCTACGGCCTGCAGCAGCCGCGATGGCTCGGGAACGTGCTCTTCCCGAACGGCTTGCCGCCGAACACGTTCAGCGAGCCGGCTCCAGGCGGGATCCGAATCTACAGCGGCGATCCGATCCCGAACGGGCTCAAGCTCAAGATCCAGGGCGGGCCCGGCAGCCAGCAAATCCGGATCAACTACACGGATATCCTCCACCAGACGCTCGGATACACGTTCGCGACGCCGGGCACCGTCGCGATCCCGAAGGAGATCCACGTCGCGCAGCTCAGCGGGACGTTCGCTCATATCGGCCCCGGCAACAGCACGGTCCACGGCTCGGTGAAGATCGAGGACAAGAACAACGGCCCCGTCGCGAACGCGACCGTGACGCTGACGATGAACGACGGTGCCCCGATCACGGTCACGACGACCGCGAGCGGCTCCGCGAGCTACACCTTCAGCATCAACCAGTTCGGGACGTACGTCGTGAAGATCACGAACGTGACCGCGCCCGACTCGACGTACGTCCCCGCGCAGAACGTCGCCAGTCAGGTCACGGTCGTCGTCAACTGA
- a CDS encoding DUF362 domain-containing protein: MAAPRRHPAQDARVFLFHCADYDAGKIRALVRGAMEALDLRPSGRTLVKPNLVCAGEPFAHAYTRPEIVEGVLGALRDREDATHTMSELAVGERCAITIPTRMVFREAGYDTMLDRVGGVKKYHFEETPQVEIPLTHEGRLRDYLFTPEPVAKADFFVNCPKLKAHPWTTVTFSMKNYIGIQDDRHRLIDHDHALNRKVADLQYVIQPQLAVVDGIIAGEGRMLTPIPRNMNLLAIGNNQVALDSVLSRVIGVDPMEVEHIRLAHERGFGPIAMSEIRLEGDVPFEEARSRARGFQVGLVRIEKYFEGTSIQAYSGPPPKDSTDDYCWGGCPGVMEEVIEVLRLADEQCDRKLPRIHLVFGRYEGALDVRYGEKVIFVGDCVEWDGKLDDELVQIRSKYTPRERLDPHTAKHKDVYARMIKMARALQTLKTKPYLRLEGCPVSVGELILLLAELGGINNPYFDPRSVVGFNRAYLSWRTTDLWKRLTGSKYQIEGATARGAAAPVLDAE, translated from the coding sequence ATGGCCGCGCCCCGCCGTCACCCCGCCCAGGACGCTCGCGTCTTCCTCTTCCATTGCGCCGACTACGACGCCGGGAAGATCCGCGCGCTCGTCCGCGGCGCGATGGAGGCGCTCGACCTCCGGCCGTCGGGGCGGACGCTCGTGAAGCCGAACCTCGTCTGCGCGGGCGAGCCCTTCGCGCACGCGTACACGCGGCCCGAGATCGTCGAAGGTGTGCTCGGCGCGCTGCGCGATCGCGAGGACGCGACGCACACGATGAGCGAGCTCGCGGTCGGCGAGCGCTGCGCGATCACGATCCCCACGCGGATGGTGTTCCGCGAGGCCGGCTACGACACGATGCTCGACCGCGTCGGCGGCGTGAAGAAGTACCACTTCGAGGAGACGCCGCAGGTCGAGATCCCGCTCACGCACGAGGGCCGGCTCCGCGACTACCTCTTCACGCCCGAGCCCGTCGCGAAGGCCGACTTCTTCGTGAACTGCCCGAAGCTGAAGGCGCACCCGTGGACGACGGTGACGTTCTCGATGAAGAACTACATCGGGATCCAGGACGACCGGCATCGCCTCATCGATCACGATCACGCGCTGAACCGTAAGGTCGCCGACCTCCAGTACGTCATCCAGCCTCAGCTCGCGGTCGTGGACGGAATCATCGCCGGCGAGGGGCGCATGCTCACGCCGATCCCGCGCAACATGAACCTCCTCGCGATCGGCAACAACCAGGTCGCGCTCGACTCGGTGCTCTCGCGCGTCATCGGCGTCGATCCGATGGAGGTCGAGCACATCCGCCTCGCGCACGAGCGCGGCTTCGGTCCGATCGCGATGAGCGAGATCCGCCTCGAAGGCGACGTGCCGTTCGAGGAGGCGCGATCGCGCGCGCGCGGCTTCCAGGTCGGCCTCGTCCGGATCGAGAAGTACTTCGAGGGCACGAGCATCCAGGCGTACTCGGGGCCGCCGCCGAAGGACTCGACCGACGACTACTGCTGGGGCGGCTGCCCCGGCGTGATGGAGGAGGTGATCGAGGTCCTCCGCCTCGCCGACGAGCAATGCGATCGCAAGCTGCCTCGCATCCACCTCGTGTTCGGCCGCTACGAAGGCGCGCTCGACGTGCGCTACGGCGAGAAGGTCATCTTCGTCGGCGACTGCGTCGAGTGGGACGGGAAGCTCGACGACGAGCTCGTGCAGATCCGCAGCAAGTACACGCCGCGCGAACGGCTCGATCCGCACACCGCGAAGCACAAGGACGTCTACGCGCGCATGATCAAGATGGCGCGCGCGCTCCAGACGCTGAAGACCAAGCCGTACCTCCGCCTCGAGGGTTGTCCCGTCAGCGTCGGCGAGCTGATCCTGCTCCTCGCGGAGCTCGGCGGCATCAACAACCCGTATTTCGATCCGCGGAGCGTGGTCGGCTTCAACCGCGCCTACCTCTCGTGGCGCACGACCGATCTCTGGAAGCGCCTCACCGGATCGAAGTACCAGATCGAGGGCGCGACCGCGCGCGGAGCGGCCGCGCCGGTGCTGGACGCGGAGTGA
- a CDS encoding tetratricopeptide repeat protein yields MAAWFALASALSDTTRYEEAADAWTRAAALAPVDHRASAHYNAGNGWLAAGRPDAAVEAYRAALAAGFDEVGVLHGWALAHARAAGRAAARGDDLRAVDDAAAAIVGGAAAAIIDDAAAAIVDDAAAASVGGADGWALLGTWRAEVMGDRRRAVPAFEQAIALDAEAGDGEWWLELARCRVALGEPAAASTASDRARELDHPGWFDVDVAVASTRGDAETLLARWGAQLALPGRSAASVRLLSALGRDEAARELAAARLDDPSTPQAERIELSEALAETALTRGDPSAALDALDRGGSERDASAVLRARALVEVGRADAVDAVLARWENAGATAPPAVRMVRAMAAAARGHAVEPTALDVIDPRPSWFRLPGK; encoded by the coding sequence GTGGCCGCGTGGTTCGCGCTCGCGTCGGCGCTGTCCGACACCACGCGGTACGAGGAGGCGGCCGATGCGTGGACGCGGGCCGCCGCGCTGGCGCCCGTCGATCACCGCGCGTCGGCGCACTACAACGCGGGCAACGGATGGCTCGCGGCCGGGCGTCCGGACGCGGCGGTCGAGGCTTATCGCGCGGCGCTCGCCGCCGGCTTCGACGAGGTGGGCGTGCTCCACGGCTGGGCGCTGGCTCACGCGCGCGCCGCCGGGCGCGCGGCGGCGCGGGGTGACGACCTGCGGGCGGTCGACGACGCCGCGGCCGCGATCGTCGGCGGCGCCGCGGCTGCGATCATCGACGACGCCGCGGCCGCGATCGTCGACGACGCCGCGGCCGCGAGTGTCGGCGGCGCCGATGGCTGGGCCCTGCTCGGGACGTGGCGCGCGGAAGTGATGGGGGACCGACGGCGCGCCGTGCCGGCGTTCGAGCAGGCGATCGCCCTCGACGCGGAGGCGGGCGACGGCGAGTGGTGGCTGGAGCTCGCGCGCTGTCGCGTCGCGCTCGGCGAGCCGGCAGCCGCGTCGACGGCCAGCGATCGCGCGCGGGAGCTCGACCATCCCGGCTGGTTCGACGTCGACGTCGCGGTGGCGTCGACGCGCGGCGACGCCGAGACGTTGCTCGCGCGTTGGGGCGCGCAGCTCGCGCTGCCAGGACGCAGCGCGGCGAGCGTGCGGTTGCTCTCGGCGCTGGGGCGCGACGAGGCGGCGCGGGAGCTCGCGGCCGCGCGGCTCGACGACCCGTCGACGCCGCAGGCCGAGCGCATCGAGCTGAGCGAGGCGCTGGCCGAGACGGCGCTCACGCGCGGCGATCCTTCCGCGGCCCTCGACGCCCTCGACCGCGGCGGCAGCGAGCGCGACGCGAGCGCCGTGCTGCGCGCCCGCGCGCTCGTGGAGGTCGGGCGAGCCGACGCGGTCGACGCCGTGCTCGCGCGCTGGGAGAACGCCGGCGCGACGGCGCCGCCGGCGGTGCGGATGGTCCGCGCGATGGCCGCCGCCGCGCGGGGCCACGCCGTCGAGCCCACCGCGCTCGACGTGATCGATCCCAGGCCCTCGTGGTTTCGCCTGCCGGGGAAATAG
- a CDS encoding TrmH family RNA methyltransferase — translation MALPVPLDASDEEVRAALAPLRSDFSVALHAAENPFAVGAIIRVAHNFLAREIILVGEGPYYEKASMGMERYETIVKVPDDAALLAHVGERPLWAVEKDAATKSLYAIERFPSGVVLLFGSERFGLPKTLTDRAAETLGIPIYGVNHSLPLAVAAGIVMSEWARRRYASGTSV, via the coding sequence ATGGCGCTGCCCGTTCCGCTCGACGCAAGCGACGAGGAGGTGCGGGCCGCGCTCGCGCCGCTCCGCAGCGACTTCTCCGTCGCGCTCCACGCGGCCGAGAACCCGTTCGCGGTCGGCGCGATCATCCGCGTCGCGCACAACTTCCTCGCGCGCGAGATCATCCTCGTCGGCGAGGGCCCATATTACGAGAAGGCCTCGATGGGAATGGAGCGGTACGAGACGATCGTGAAGGTCCCGGACGACGCGGCGCTCCTCGCGCACGTCGGAGAGCGCCCGCTCTGGGCGGTCGAGAAGGACGCGGCGACGAAGAGCCTCTACGCGATCGAGCGCTTCCCATCCGGCGTCGTCCTCCTCTTCGGCAGCGAGCGCTTCGGCCTACCGAAGACGCTCACCGATCGAGCGGCGGAGACGCTGGGCATCCCGATCTACGGCGTGAACCACTCGCTCCCCCTCGCCGTCGCGGCCGGTATCGTGATGAGCGAGTGGGCGCGCCGCCGCTACGCGTCCGGGACCTCGGTCTGA